A section of the Ranitomeya imitator isolate aRanImi1 chromosome 7, aRanImi1.pri, whole genome shotgun sequence genome encodes:
- the LFNG gene encoding beta-1,3-N-acetylglucosaminyltransferase lunatic fringe, translating to MLKNCGRKFLLSLVGATLTCLLVLMVDQQSREEVEGSRRQVEADPAARQEEEAARAARSFSSYISTLTRVRRDVEPVATPSTEGTRASKPPVEEVTADDVFIAVKTTKKFHRSRMDLLMDTWISRSRAQTYIFTDGEDEELQRRTGNVISTNCSAAHSRQALSCKMAVEYDKFIESNKKWFCHVDDDNYVNVKTLLKLLSRYSHTSDIYIGKPSLDRPIQATERISESKMRPVNFWFATGGAGFCISRGLALKMSPWASGGHFMNTAEKIRLPDDCTIGYIIESVLGVKLIRSNLFHSHLENLHQVPQSEIHNQVTLSYGMFENKRNAILMKGAFSVEEDPSRFRSIHCLLYSDTPWCPKNIAY from the exons ATGCTGAAGAACTGCGGGAGGAAGTTTCTGCTGTCCCTGGTGGGGGCCACGCTCACCTGCCTGCTGGTGCTCATGGTGGACCAGCAGAGCCGGGAGGAGGTGGAGGGCTCTCGGAGGCAGGTGGAGGCTGACCCCGCTGCCAGGCAGGAGGAGGAGGCTGCCAGGGCTGCCCGCAGCTTCTCCTCGTACATCAGCACGCTGACCCGGGTGAGGAGAGACGTGGAGCCGGTGGCCACTCCATCCACGGAAGGCACCAGGGCCAGTAAGCCCCCCGTGGAAGAGGTCACTGCTGACGATGTGTTCATAGCGGTGAAGACCACCAAGAAGTTCCACCGGTCCAGGATGGACCTGCTCATGGACACCTGGATCTCCCGGAGCAGGGCGCAG ACTTACATTTTCACGGACGGCGAAGACGAAGAGCTGCAGCGCAGAACAG GAAATGTCATCAGCACAAACTGTTCGGCAGCTCACAGCCGTCAAGCCTTGTCCTGCAAAATGGCCGTAGAGTACGACAAGTTCATTGAGTCCAACAAGAA GTGGTTCTGCCATGTAGATGACGATAACTACGTCAATGTGAAGACTCTGCTGAAACTGTTGTCCCGATATTCTCATACCAGCGACATCTATATTGGGAAGCCGAGCTTAGATCGGCCAATCCAAGCAACTGAGAGGATCAGTGAAAGCAAAATG CGTCCTGTCAACTTCTGGTTTGCCACCGGAGGTGCTGGATTCTGCATCAGTCGTGGCCTGGCATTGAAAATGAGTCCATGGGCAAG tgGTGGACACTTCATGAACACCGCAGAGAAGATCAGACTTCCTGATGACTGCACCATCGGTTACATTATCGAGTCTGTGCTGGGGGTGAAATTAATCCGAAGCAACCTCTTTCACTCTCATTTGGAGAACCTGCACCAAGTTCCTCAAAGCGAAATCCACAATCAG GTGACATTAAGTTATGGAATGTTTGAAAATAAGAGGAACGCAATCCTGATGAAAGGGGCTTTCTCAGTTGAAGAGGATCCTTCAAG ATTCCGATCCATCCATTGTCTGTTGTATTCAGACACTCCATGGTGCCCCAAGAATATTGCCTATTAG